From Bacteroidota bacterium, a single genomic window includes:
- a CDS encoding HAMP domain-containing histidine kinase: protein KKKINVSQITFSRRKLRSIIYNLVNNSIKYKSPDRKPEVFINTEYEKGFIVITVKDNGMGISSDKKEAIFSKYFRVENNIEGTGIGLYLVNEIVKNAGGKISVESEPGKGTEFKIYLKDQAPAPSAKNIEAQKEKS, encoded by the coding sequence TAAAGAAGAAGATTAATGTTTCTCAAATAACTTTTTCCAGAAGAAAATTAAGAAGTATTATTTACAACCTTGTAAATAATTCAATCAAATACAAATCCCCTGATAGGAAACCTGAGGTTTTTATAAATACAGAATATGAAAAAGGATTTATAGTTATTACGGTTAAGGACAACGGCATGGGTATTTCCTCTGATAAGAAGGAAGCCATATTTTCTAAATATTTCAGGGTAGAAAACAATATTGAAGGCACCGGTATAGGATTATACTTAGTGAACGAAATTGTAAAAAATGCAGGTGGAAAGATTTCAGTAGAAAGCGAACCTGGAAAAGGAACTGAGTTTAAAATTTATTTAAAAGATCAGGCACCTGCCCCATCTGCGAAAAATATTGAAGCGCAGAAGGAGAAAAGTTAA